Genomic segment of Pygocentrus nattereri isolate fPygNat1 chromosome 26, fPygNat1.pri, whole genome shotgun sequence:
ACCTGAAATTTGACCAGGCAAACTTGAGAGCCATTTGGAAGTTCTGGTCCTCTTCATCCTGAACGCCGGTCATATGCGTTACCAGTTTCCTCACCTCTAGGTCCAGTTCTTTCTCGAATTTGGTCCAGTGCGCCATCCTGCAGTCACTTAACTCACGTGGAAGTCAGCTCAGCTACTTTATCAACACCGGGTTACGCAAAAACACCTGAAACCACCTCGACCCCCACTGACTTTTCATGTGCGCACACACGAGTCCCCCGCTGAGCGGCTGTACACCAGCCGAGCTGAAGCGTCTCCCTCTCGGATTTGCATTCCAGCTACGCGGGTAGCCAACAAGCTAGCATCAACACACTGTCAGGTTCGGCTGTGGGGATGAACTACAACACGGCTGGAAAACCTCCACTCGTGGTATTTGCAAATCGCTGCGGGGCAGATTTTGTCCCGTGACTCGTTACGACAGTAACTCAGAGAGCTGCAGGGCACTAAAATCACTCGCTGGCGCTCAAAGCGGCGCCGCAGCTCCTTCTTACCGCTCAGCTTGTTGTGAAGCTCCTTCTGTGGTTGAACGCGAAGACAAAGCTTAGCGGCTCTTTACCTCCACCTATCGGCCACAATACTGAAACCAcgacagaaaaaaggaaaccttagtaaacagaaataaaactaaaacgTGAAGTGTGAAGGATTTTTATTTATCAAGTTAATCATAACCTGTAAAAAGGAAATACAATCACTGTCATGACAAAAGAATGACAATTATGTTTAGATTTCATAgcaaatacaatatataagtgctaaacaaacaaattacGTCGCATTACAACATTCAGGATAAtattgttttaatataaaatataggaCATACTATGGCTATAATATCACATTAGACTACAACAATTTTTATTACTTTGCTCTTTTACTATTACTGAACTCACTCACACGTGATGGTTCATAAGACAATTAAAAGAGGGATAGGACCATCGTTTGTAATGCAGACCtgctgattttaaatgcattctATTCATAAACTTGTTTCAACATTTTGATATCATCTAaaagctttcattcattttcagtgggagataACTGCAAAGAacagtaaacaaagtaattaaaaCAAGTTCATCTCCCTTtagacttcttcttcttctttcggcagctccctttaggggtcgccacagtggatcatctgcctccatcttgccctatccactgcctcctctacttttacaccaaccatctccatgtccaccttcactacatccataaaccttctctgaggtctacctcttctccttctacccggcagctccatctccaacattctttgaccaatatatccactattcctcctcaacacatgtccatcttcatctctgccacctccagctcagcctcctgtcttttagacagagccacagtctccaaaccatacatcatagcaggacacactactgtcttgtaaaccttccctttcactcttgctgctatccttctgtcacacatcagccctgacacccatctccacccatcctgcctgcaccctcttcttcacctcttttctacactgtccattgctctggatggttgacccaagatatgtgaagtcatccacctttacgacctctactccttgcatcttcacctttccaccggcctccctctcattcacacacatgtattccgtcttgtctctactgaccttcattcttctcctctccagtgcaaacctctacctctccagattctcttccacatgctctctactctcacaacagattacaatgtcatctgcaaacatcatggccttgcttcctttccatctggtctcctggacacacagaatatctaccttccttctctccatcatgtctgcaagctctctgcctttaccaatcattgtccctatgttcagagtccctactcttacctccacactcctgcctttccttctctctcgctacCTTCTAACCAGCCTTCCTCCtatcctctttgatggtcttcgacctacagtagtccaatttccaccagcaccctgctggACAACAGCACCGGAGACGGTCGTTGTTAACCGGgcatccggtatggcaatcatatttgtgatccgcatgatagttttggcacggATAgtttttacgccggatgcccttcctgatgcaaccctcaccatttactTGGCTTGGgcccggcaccagaagtacacaaagtacacccttCATGGCTGGTTTTTCATCTCCCTTTAGACACTGAGCATAAAACAGCAGCTTGTCTTGTTTCTTCCAAAACAGACTCCCTCAGAGGCCTCAACCGCATCTTTctgctgcattttgtttgtAATCTACATGGGCCAAATTAGATCATGAGTACAGCTGAGAACATAATTTTGCTGGGTACAGTGCACCAAAGGACACTTTGGGTGGTGCCCAAGTCTGTCCCAAATGCACCCCTCAGGTATCTTGTCCTTTATGCCTGCATATTGCTCGCAAAGTTTGTAATTTGAAGAGGGCTGCAGAGTTTAGGGTGCCTTTTGGGACAGGCCCTTttttgttgccttcttgcaGATCATTATTTTGCCTGCCTGTATTCTTTATGTTGCCTTTTGGGGGACTCTTATTTTGCCTGGTTGTAGGTTTTTACATGGCCTATTTTAGGATTTATTTTAGTCTGCTTGTGGATCTTTATTTTGCCCTGTCTTATAAACCATATGATTTTATACtgtaatttatcatttatatttttggatttcttttggtaacttgtgttttgtttttttgtcggCTTGTAAACttttactttgttgtttttatggACTCTTATTTTGCCAAGCTATGGGCGTTGTCAATTTTGGATGTAACTATTTTTCCGGCTTGCGGACTTTTACTGTTCCGCCCCCGTGCGTGCGTATGTGTGTACAAGCTCGTGTGGGCGTGTTCACAGCGGCGCAGGCAACGGAGCGGAGGGTTTTGGTGGCCGTTCGCACCGGGGCCGCCAGATCTGAGCGGATCGCAGAGCCGAGCGCTGCGGCAATGAAGAGGAGGCTTCAGAAGAAGTACATCATCCTCATCGTCGCCTACTCGGTCCTGCTGCTGCTCGTCCCGTACGTGCTGGACTACCGCGGCCACTCGGCTCAGGCGAAGCATGCAGTGCAGCAGCAGCGCTGCCCGGACCTGGAGAACACGATGGCGCTGTGGAGCAGCAGCGGCATCGGAGGAGCCAACGGCAACGGCACGGAGGCGGCGAGCGAGGATAACGGCAACAGGAGCGACACTAAGATCCACATCTACCTGCACGCCACATGGAGGACGGGCTCGTCGTTCCTGGGCGAGCTGTTCAACCAGCACCCGGACGTGTTCTACCTGTACGAGCCCATGTGGAACATGTGGCAGGCGCTGTACCCGGGCGACGCGGCCAGCCTGCAGGGCGCCGTCCGCGACATGATGAGCTCCCTCTTCCGCTGCGACTTCTCGGTGCTGCGCTTGTACGCGGGCTCTGCCAACGTGAGCACGGCGTTCGTGTTCGGCTGGAAGACCAACAAGGTGATCTGCTCGGAGCCGCTGTGCGCCGCCTACAGCAAACGCGACGTGGGGCTTGTGCAGGGCGACGTGTGCGCGCGCTGCCCGCCGCGGGACCTCACCGAGCTTGAGCGCGAGTGCCGCAAATACCGCGCCGTGGTGATCAAGGACGTGCGCGTGCTCGACGTGGGCGTGCTGGCGCCGCTCGTGCGGGACCCATCGCTTAACCTACGCGTCGTGCAGCTGTTCCGTGACCCGCGCGCCGTGCACAACTCGCGCCTCAAGTCCAAGTTAGCGCTCGTGCGCGAGAGCATCCAGGTGCTGCGCAGCAAGAAGCACGCCGACCGCTACCGGAGGCTCCTCGCGCCCGGAGCGCGCGCCAACCGGGCCGAGAACTACGTGGCGAGCGCCATGGAGCTCATCTGCGACGGCTGGCTGGGGGACATGATGCTCGTGGCCAACGCGCCGCCGTGGCTGCGCAGGAACTATATGCAGATACGCTACGAGGACTTGGTGCTACGGCCCGTGGACGAGCTAAGGCGGCTGTACCGCTTCGCGGACCTCTCGGTGTCGCCGGAGCTCGAGAAGTTCGTGCTTAACATGACGCGAGGCCGAGGCTACAGCTCAGACAAGCCGTTCCTCATCTCGTCCAGAGACGCCAAAGAAGCTATATTCGCCTGGAGGGAGCGGCTGAACGTGGAGCAGGTCAACCAGGTGGAGGCCTACTGCAGCGAGGTCATGCGCCAGCTGGGCTACCAGAAGAGGAACCTGGAGAAGACGTAGGCAACAAGTAAGAGAGATCCTCGCCGTGACACCACAGGTAGAAGTGGGTCTGGGCAGGGAGGGGTTCAGGCAGGTCATCTCTCATGTCTTCTTCAGTGTTTCACTATCTAGTCCTTGGGGACCTCCAGACGCTCCATAGTTTCTGCACACCTGAGCCGAGCAGTCAAGACCTAAGCATCTAGTGCAGGTGTGCTGGGAGGCCCCCAAGGACTGGACTGGGAATCACTGGTCCAGTGATGGTGAGTTATAGTACCTGGACTTGTAATGTAATCTTGAAGAGCACAGAGCAAAGTGGCTTCAGTAAACGGATGCTGAACTGGCTGGAAGATCTTGAAACAGCTCAACGTGGGATTTCAAGATCTTGAGGCCAGTCCTCCTATTTTGTTTTGAATCCTTTGAGAAGTGATCGCTCTGTACTAATCGCTGCAGCTGTTTCTCCTCCACAAGGAGCTTTAATGAAGTAATCAGGCTGCATTACTAAAGAGATGATTAAGCCTTTAAAATATACTTATTGCcattgttggaacaaaaccttgtatctccaaaatggtaactttacaggagaagggggaaaaacttacttttaatgtgagtcaatggaaccagacgtttgcAAGTagttttgggtcgtttcttttggtccattcagtATGAAAATTGCACACATTGTAAAGGGTGACCGACATTCTCAAactacgtcaaaaactgaaaaacgacaaaaatggagacatgaggttttgttcccacagtaGCGAGCGATATATGGTTAATACTGACAGGAGTATAACCTTTCGGTGACTGACTGTCCGAAAAAATATTCTCAGATTtcttgaaatgtttgttttcccttttttaattattttatttcatcagtTGAATTGAGTTGAAAGGTGTTTTACCACTCATCCAAGGGGCAGGCAGCAGCAAAGGGCATGCATGATAATATGGCAATCATATTGATATCAACAGATAATTgtctttaaaaaatgataagCACTGGACAGAGAAACAATatttaatgatgtatttattgtacacCAGTAGAGCATTTAGGCACCGCTGAGCAACTGCACTAAAATGTTGCCGTTTTATTCACCTTACTGTATATATACCCTATATAACCCTAAAAcaactattttttttctgaagtctATCCAGATAGATTAACAGTCACAATTactgcattttatgtttatgtataagCATTGACAGATATGTGCATgaaaaatactgaatactggCCACAAttcatatcagtgcatcccttgTTAGCAGTATTTTAGTGAAGGGTTTCAGATCACTGAATCCTTTAGTAGTAGTCAGTCAGTGTGTCTGGATTTGTGATGTGATCTTGAAGACGTCTAGAAGACAATGGGAGCCTAAATGAAGGTTTAAAGTAAGACCAAATGTAGCTAAAAATCCTCCCCCATCAGTCTGTCTGAACGCCAGTGATCTCGCCAGGTCTTGGAGTTGTCTGGTAGTATTAAGTCAAGATGACTGGAATTGGTGTAATATTGTTGTCATCAGACAGTCATACTTAAACAGTTCTGACCCACTAACTCCATCATTACTGCCCTCAGTTTATTCCTGCTTTCATTCCTGTTGTATTCATTCCTTAATTGGTTGACTGGCATTTACTAACAAATAGATTGACTGTCTCACTAGAGCCGCCACCTCCTACATGGTGTACTGAATGTTTTGTCTGaattttgtacttttgtccTAGAATGTATACTTGAATCGTTTCTCAGCAGGGCTGAGAAGGAACCACGAATTAAGAATGCAGTGTAACTGCGTAAATCACAAAAAAGGATGTGaaaatttcatttattcagtttagTTCAAATGAGCAGTTCAGTTCATCTACCAATTTCAATTGTGTGTCTCTATTATGATTACAAGAAGTCCAGTCTCTTTGACTTACTACCACTACCCATAGCAATGTTTTCTCAACTGCCACCTCCTATTTTCCATGGAGTCCTATGGGAAGcaactgcactgaaaaaaaagggTTCAGTAGAGTTCATTCTCCCTCCTCTGTCAGGAGCTTTATTGAACTGATACAACGGTTACATTTCAGAAAGATGGTTAAGCCACTCAGAACAATACAGTAGTATTCGTCTTCAGCTACGAATTCAATACTGACAAAATGTTACCTTTCATTGGCTCCTAAAATTTGCTAAGGCATGTCAGTTTCTTACTAATTCAGCCAGCCAATCCTGAGAAGGGGAGGGGGGTGTTGGTTGCATAGCAACAACAAAGATGCAAAGCTAAGACCAGCAAGGAGTTTTGTTGttaatattaacaatattattattattattattattattattattattagaagtaGTAGTACTAGTGGTAGCAGGATTATCTGATGGCTGGTGGCTAGTAGTATAGGTTAATGCTTTATGTTATGGCAGTATatgtacttttttgtttgttttttttccccatatcaGCACAGAAAATGAGTTTCAGTAGCACCTCATTTCTCAAACTCACTCTGTTTGATGTAGACTCAGGCAGATAAGACCAGCTCAGTTTGAAGGAAATGAAAGACAACATCAAAACCGTAACAATCACAGAAGGCTTGGGTGAGAAGCCAttcaaggcaaggcaaggcaagtttatttatatagcacctttcatacacaacggtcattcaaagtgctttacaaatgaaaaaatacagaaaaatgtaattaatgtaaattaaaaaaaatgtaaaaacataattaaaacaatagatttaaaagaagttaatcaaatttaaaaggagataaaaaattagaataaaaataagaaacatgattaaaacaatagacataaagaagttaaatgaatgagcaTAAGAGTGCCGTTacaggataaaagtggattaaactgagctaaaggcctgctcaaacatgaaggttttcattctggatttaaaagtgtctagtgttggggctcttctaatgctctctgtcaactggttccatttcagagcagcgtAGTAGCTAAATGCCGCCTCTCcgtgtttagtttttaccttaggctgcactaactgaccagttcctgatgatctgagagttctgcccggctcatattgctggagcacatctaataaatatactggtcctgcaccattaagacatttatagaccagtaatagtaccttaaaatctatcctgtaacatactggtatccagtgtagggatttaaggataggagtgatgtgctcccttcttttactcctagtgagaactctggcagctgcgttttgaatcagctgaagctgtttgattgtcttttttgggagtctagttaggagcccattacagtaatcaatcctactagaaacaaaggcgtggatgagtttctccaggtctgctttagccagaaaatctctgattttgttgatgtttttgaggTGATAGAAAGCTGATTTGGTGACAGCTTTGACATGACTGTTAAAAGTGAGATCAGAGTCCATTTGTACACCAAGGTTACGtactagttctttagattttaggccTCTCGAATCTAGATAGGCAGCTAGTCTGTGTCTTTCAttgctattcccaaataaaataatctctgttttatctttattcaactgcagaaagttgtgtttcatccatttgtttatgtgctCAAGGCATTTGCACAGTGAGTCTAGGGGACCATAGTCATTTGGGCAGAGAGCCATGTAGATCTaagtgtcatctgcatagctgTGTGCAAAGAAGCTCCTTCCTTGAAGGTATGAACTGAACCATTTTAGGACAGTTCCTGAGAGTCCAACCCAGTTCTCAAGTCTATCTATGAGCATTTTGTGGTCAATGGTGTCAAAGGCAGCGCTGAGATCAAGCAGTAGTAGAACAGACATGTTTCCTGAGTCTGTATTTAGGCGAATGTCATTTGATAACCTTAATTAGTGCAGTCTCAGTACTATGGTTCGGTCGGAAGCCTGACTGAAATTTGTCTAGACAGCTATTTGTGGACAGAAAGTGCATAATTTGCTTGAAGAcaattttttctattatttttccaATGAATGGTAGATTAGAAATTGGTCTATAATTATTTAACAGGCTTGTATCtagttttctttttcaagagaggcttcacaactgcagtttttaatgcactCAGAAATACACCTGACATGAGTGAGGAATTTACTATTTGAAGAATGTTCACTAATATTGAGGAAAAgacattctttaaaaacttgGTTGGTAATGTATCAAGACTTTTTATGTAA
This window contains:
- the chst7 gene encoding carbohydrate sulfotransferase 7, with protein sequence MCVQARVGVFTAAQATERRVLVAVRTGAARSERIAEPSAAAMKRRLQKKYIILIVAYSVLLLLVPYVLDYRGHSAQAKHAVQQQRCPDLENTMALWSSSGIGGANGNGTEAASEDNGNRSDTKIHIYLHATWRTGSSFLGELFNQHPDVFYLYEPMWNMWQALYPGDAASLQGAVRDMMSSLFRCDFSVLRLYAGSANVSTAFVFGWKTNKVICSEPLCAAYSKRDVGLVQGDVCARCPPRDLTELERECRKYRAVVIKDVRVLDVGVLAPLVRDPSLNLRVVQLFRDPRAVHNSRLKSKLALVRESIQVLRSKKHADRYRRLLAPGARANRAENYVASAMELICDGWLGDMMLVANAPPWLRRNYMQIRYEDLVLRPVDELRRLYRFADLSVSPELEKFVLNMTRGRGYSSDKPFLISSRDAKEAIFAWRERLNVEQVNQVEAYCSEVMRQLGYQKRNLEKT